A stretch of Pempheris klunzingeri isolate RE-2024b chromosome 19, fPemKlu1.hap1, whole genome shotgun sequence DNA encodes these proteins:
- the LOC139218425 gene encoding serine-rich adhesin for platelets-like — MEASPFSYTPERYWTEEKERALIAFFSKHSCLWNHKSESYKNRQLRWKTLEHLRILLSAHPPPVHFTVEDIKNKFKNLRTTFQRQYKMVKASKVCRSDDVFVPQWKHYQQLMFLQGCWDQDDGPDEPPLSPLTVPQEESQPTLMSPGQNISFLPTPSTSSPSSSSSSCVPSNTMVKCYWTEERERALIAFYSEHNCLWNKKSENHNNRQLRLKLLEALRSQLSDHSVSFTVEDIKCKFKNLRTVFNREYKVVQASRASDKLYVSKWKHYQQLLFLCESCDEDDSPDDLLILEPQEDKDLEYGSQTPSSTLSSLSSSSTQPNSFIRFNNPSAPSSSAKTNASAAYQVLLSASPEKVKLVSQTTAPTLPASPSTSRSDSKSCTNPSPLSLSASGSVQPDSRLSTDSRCHWNEAKVQQLISFYSEHICLWNHKSESYRNRLLRQSLLETLSSLLSDSEPVPFTVEDIKTKFRNLRTIFQREHKAVSSNKTCGSEDFYFPKWKHYRELMFLCDSCDEDEQPEDFRFHEPQESSLLHLDGQAPPSSLHYHGRTQTVTKLNITSRSLAAPPSPTPPDSQHSSPSSSPSTSSSHTDNRVSGRKRASRRLPPTTSEVLGFMRTFCHSQTVSPHAGFLKYVEECLNETPPDKVKKLKKKIIETIHSVSEEG; from the exons ATGGAGGCGTCTCCGTTCAGCTACACACCGGAGAGGTACTGGacggaggagaaagagagggcgCTCATTGCGTTTTTCTCCA AGCACAGTTGCCTGTGGAACCATAAGTCAGAGAGCTACAAGAACCGACAGCTGCGATGGAAAACCCTGGAACACCTGAGGATCCTCCTGTCAGCCCACCCCCCACCTGTTCATTTCACAG tgGAAGACATTAAGAACAAGTTCAAGAATCTTCGTACCACCTTTCAGCGTCAGTACAAAATGGTAAAAGCAAGCAAGGTGTGCAGGTCGGACGACGTGTTTGTGCCGCAGTGGAAACACTACCAGCAGCTCATGTTCCTGCAGGGCTGCTGGGACCAGGACGATGGCCCAGATGAACCGCCGCTCTCGCCGCTGACTGTTCCACAGGAGGAGAGCCAGCCTACCCTCATGTCCCCGGGACAGAATATCTCCTTCCTTCCCACCCCGtccacctcctctccatcttcctcctcgtcctcctgcGTCCCCTCCAACACGATGGTTAAATGTTACTGGACTGAAGAGAGGGAGCGTGCCCTGATAGCTTTTTACTCCG AACATAACTGTCTCTGGAACAAGAAGTCTGAAAACCACAACAACCGTCAGCTCAGACTGAAACTGCTGGAGGCTCTGAGGAGCCAACTGTCCGACCACTCGGTGTCTTTCACAG TTGAGGATATAAAGTGCAAGTTTAAGAACCTTCGGACAGTTTTCAACCGTGAATATAAGGTGGTCCAGGCTAGCAGGGCCTCAGACAAACTCTACGTGTCCAAATGGAAACACTACCAacagctgctcttcctctgcGAGTCCTGCGACGAAGATGACAGCCCAGACGACCTGCTGATACTGGAGCCACAGGAAGACAAGGATCTGGAATATGGAAGCCAAACACCTTCTTCCACCCTGAGCAGCctgtcctccagctccacccAACCCAACAGTTTCATCAGGTTCAACAACCCCTCTGCTCCCTCCAGCAGCGCCAAAACCAACGCCAGTGCTGCATACCAAGTCCTCCTGTCTGCATCCCCGGAGAAAGTCAAACTAGTGAGCCAAACAACAGCTCCCACACTCCCTGCCTCTCCATCCACCTCACGATCGGACTCCAAATCTTGTACAAACCCTTCCCCTCTAAGTTTGTCAGCATCTGGTTCCGTCCAGCCAGACAGCAGGCTGAGCACTGACTCTCGCTGCCACTGGAACGAGGCCAAAGTTCAGCAGCTCATATCTTTTTACTCTG AGCACATTTGTCTGTGGAACCACAAGTCAGAGAGCTATAGGAACCGACTGCTGAGGCAAAGCCTGTTGGAGACGCTGAGCAGCCTCCTGTCTGACAGTGAGCCAGTCCCATTCACAG TGGAAGACATAAAGACAAAGTTCAGGAACTTGCGAACCATCTTCCAGCGTGAACACAAAGCAGTGAGTTCAAACAAAACGTGTGGGTCGGAGGACTTTTACTTTCCAAAGTGGAAACACTACCGCGAGTTGATGTTCCTCTGCGACTCCTGCGACGAGGATGAGCAACCTGAAGACTTCCGCTTCCATGAGCCGCAGGAATCCAGCCTCCTCCACCTGGACGGCCAAgcccctccatcctccctgcACTACCACGGCCGCACCCAAACTGTTACCAAACTCAACATCACATCACGGAGCCTCGCAGCCCCTCCCTCGCCTACGCCTCCAGACTCCCAgcactcctccccctcctcctccccctccacatcctcctctcACACTGACAACAGAGTGTCAGGACGCAAGCGGGCGAGCCGCCGCCTGCCGCCCACCACCAGCGAGGTGCTGGGCTTCATGAGGACGTTCTGTCACAGCCAGACGGTGTCCCCACACGCAGGGTTCCTGAAGTATGTGGAAGAGTGTCTGAACGAGACGCCGCCAGACAAAGTGAAGaaactgaagaagaaaataattgagACGATCCACAGCGTGTCAGAGGAGGGTTAG